ATATTTTTATAATGGCTACATAAAGTAAAAAGGTGCTGTTTATAGCACCTTTTTGTTTATGGACGTATTGATAAAGTCACAATCTATAGTTAATAGAGGGTAACTTGGATGCTATAAAGTTTAAAATTACGTTGCAATCACACCCAGTCAACGTTATGAAGCAATGATACTATGAATGATCTGCAAAAAAACCTCAAGCTTGGTATTGTTGGTGGCGGGCAGTTAGCAAAAATGATGCTGCAAGTTGCTCAGCGCTTGGGGCTGTATGCTGGAATTTTAGACCCCAGTAGAGATTGCCCGGCAGCTTCTGTGGCGCATAAATACACAGAGGCTAGTTTTTCTGATGGTAAGGCAATTTTAGAGTTTGCAAATGATTTTGATTTTGTCACTTATGATCTGGAGCATGTTGATGTCAGTCAATTGTTGAATGAAGGCTCCAAAGTTAAAGAAAAGTTTTTCCCCAGGCCAGAAACACTTAGTCTCATACAAGATAAGTTGGTTCAAAAACAATTTTATCTTTCCCATGATTTGCCTACAGCAAAGTTGTTGCAAGTAAAAGATATTCAATATCCATGCATATGGAAAGCACGCAAAGGTGGCTATGATGGATATGGCGTAGCTCAGCTCAAATCTAAAGAAGATTTTTTAAATCTTAAAGATAAAGTGCCCTACCTGCTTGAAGAAAAAATAAACATTCAAAAAGAACTTTCAGTGGTGGTGGCAAGAGGAAAAGATGGTCAAATGGTTTACTATCCGGTGGTAGAAATCCTGGTTGATCAAGAAAAAAACATTCTTGATCGTTCTTGCAGTCCAGCCCAGATCAATGATGAGATTGCTTCTCAAGCAATTGCACTTGCGCTTAAAGTTGTTGAGAAGCTTGAAGGCGTAGGTTTATTTGCAATAGAGTTGTTGTTGGATGAAAACGATCAAATATTTATTAATGAAATAGCTCCAAGGCCGCACAATTCTGGACACCATACAATTGAAGGATTCAATGTCTCTCAGTTTGAGCTGCATTTGCGGGCTGTGTGTGGGGTTCCACTTATCCAGCCTGTTGCAAATAAAGCCTACTGTGGTGCTTTAAATTTGTTAGCCGATCCTTCCTATAAAGGTGAAGTGGAAATAATGGGTTTTTCACAAGCGATGTCCATGCAAAATGTATTTCTTCATATCTATGGTAAGCGACAAGCAAAACCTGGGAGAAAAATGGGACATGTCACTGTTTTGGCCGACAGTTATGAGGAGCTTATGCAAAGGATTGATCAATTAAAACAAGTGATCAATGTGAGAGGTAAGGAGAAGATATAATATGGTTGGAATAATTATGGGCAGTGACTCTGATTTAAGAGTGATGTCTGGCGCCAAAGATGCTTTAGATGAGTTAGGCCTTGCTTACGAAGTGAATATTGTATCGGCACATCGGACACCGCAAAGAATGTTTGATTACGCAAAAGATGCAAAAAAACGAGGTTTAAAAGTTATTATTGCTGGAGCAGGGGGAGCTGCACATTTGCCTGGAATGGTTGCTTCAATCACTTCATTGCCCGTCATAGGGGTACCAATTAAAGCAACAGATATGATGGGACTAGACGCA
This window of the Oligoflexia bacterium genome carries:
- a CDS encoding 5-(carboxyamino)imidazole ribonucleotide synthase, with amino-acid sequence MNDLQKNLKLGIVGGGQLAKMMLQVAQRLGLYAGILDPSRDCPAASVAHKYTEASFSDGKAILEFANDFDFVTYDLEHVDVSQLLNEGSKVKEKFFPRPETLSLIQDKLVQKQFYLSHDLPTAKLLQVKDIQYPCIWKARKGGYDGYGVAQLKSKEDFLNLKDKVPYLLEEKINIQKELSVVVARGKDGQMVYYPVVEILVDQEKNILDRSCSPAQINDEIASQAIALALKVVEKLEGVGLFAIELLLDENDQIFINEIAPRPHNSGHHTIEGFNVSQFELHLRAVCGVPLIQPVANKAYCGALNLLADPSYKGEVEIMGFSQAMSMQNVFLHIYGKRQAKPGRKMGHVTVLADSYEELMQRIDQLKQVINVRGKEKI
- the purE gene encoding 5-(carboxyamino)imidazole ribonucleotide mutase, with the protein product MVGIIMGSDSDLRVMSGAKDALDELGLAYEVNIVSAHRTPQRMFDYAKDAKKRGLKVIIAGAGGAAHLPGMVASITSLPVIGVPIKATDMMGLDALLSIVQMPGGVPVATVAVDNAKNAAILAAKIIALSDDKIEKALEKYTEDMKKTVLAKAQKMGDY